In a single window of the Acyrthosiphon pisum isolate AL4f chromosome X, pea_aphid_22Mar2018_4r6ur, whole genome shotgun sequence genome:
- the LOC100162253 gene encoding DNA repair protein RAD50-like isoform X1: MNKDKNESVLNSNNGSYPEEIVGKYLMESPVYGNKKLNSTQNQQRKKKKVLKTIRLHKLSASRRRQCPSNTSYQTTHTSHTGTQSNRSNVNSLLINDHILRIKKLENKLTEAHMKARELIVENRLLKTFEKRHENALSMYEGKQAKLPQVIKSYEDEIRTLKSQMRHIKIAFKEMENRYKTQNIELISLEKQYKHILGLSQNKQLIKKEKLSDQLEEAQSTIKKQDDKILNITKNLELQNKSHRYHINVEHIKIKELQNEIKRLEDENKNLRSYLDKLKNKNHSSRQSFTKGITEDSISINVLKPTPTIRDGQGDEIDESFYKTNVSISLKPESVYEDREENGRYSTKKTIKLIQLSR, encoded by the exons atGAATAAAGATAAGAATGAGTccgttttaaattctaataatggTTCATATCCCga AGAAATTGTTGGGAAGTACTTAATGGAATCGCCTGTATATggtaacaaaaaattaaacagtaCTCAGAACCAGCAGCGTAAGAAGAagaaagttttaaaaacaatacgtTTACATAAATTGTCGGCCTCCAGAAGAAGACAat GCCCATCAAATACATCATATCAAACCACTCATACTAGCCATACTGGAACCCAATCAAACAGATCAAATGTTAATAGCTTACTAATTAACGATCATATATTGCGTATAAAAAAACTGGAAAATAAACTTACTGAAGCACATATGAAAGCGCGT GAACTGATCGTAGAAAACcgtttattgaaaacatttgaGAAGCGGCACGAAAATGCATTATCTATGTATGAAGGTAAACAAGCCAAGCTACCACAAGTAATTAAATCATATGAAGATGAAATACGCACATTAAAAAGCCAAATGCGTcatattaaaattgcatttaaagaAATGGAAAATAGATATAAGACACAGAACATCGAATTAATATCCTTAGAAAAACAGTACAAACACATTTTAGGTTTATCTCAGAATAAACAgcttattaaaaaagaaaaactatctgaTCAATTAGAAGAAGCAcaaagtacaataaaaaaacaagatGATAAAATTTTG aatattacgAAAAACTTAGAACTTCAAAATAAATCTCATAGGTATCATATAAACGTAGaacatattaaaatcaaagaaTTACAAAATGAAATCAAACGTTTAGAAgatgaaaacaaaaatctaAGATCATATTTggataaacttaaaaataaaaatcatagttCAAGACAAAGTTTTACAAAGGGAATAACTGAAGACTCAATAAGCATAAA TGTATTAAAGCCTACACCAACAATACGTGATGGACAAGGTGATGAAATAGATGAATCTTTTTACAAAACTAATGTGTCAATATCCCTTAAACCAGAATCAGTCTATGAAGATCGTGAAGAAAACGGCAgatattcaacaaaaaaaactatcaaattaatacaattaagcagataa
- the LOC100162253 gene encoding DNA repair protein RAD50-like isoform X2: protein MNKDKNESVLNSNNGSYPEEIVGKYLMESPVYGNKKLNSTQNQQRKKKKVLKTIRLHKLSASRRRQCPSNTSYQTTHTSHTGTQSNRSNVNSLLINDHILRIKKLENKLTEAHMKARELIVENRLLKTFEKRHENALSMYEGKQAKLPQVIKSYEDEIRTLKSQMRHIKIAFKEMENRYKTQNIELISLEKQYKHILGLSQNKQLIKKEKLSDQLEEAQSTIKKQDDKILNITKNLELQNKSHRYHINVEHIKIKELQNEIKRLEDENKNLRSYLDKLKNKNHSSRQSFTKGITEDSISIKISL, encoded by the exons atGAATAAAGATAAGAATGAGTccgttttaaattctaataatggTTCATATCCCga AGAAATTGTTGGGAAGTACTTAATGGAATCGCCTGTATATggtaacaaaaaattaaacagtaCTCAGAACCAGCAGCGTAAGAAGAagaaagttttaaaaacaatacgtTTACATAAATTGTCGGCCTCCAGAAGAAGACAat GCCCATCAAATACATCATATCAAACCACTCATACTAGCCATACTGGAACCCAATCAAACAGATCAAATGTTAATAGCTTACTAATTAACGATCATATATTGCGTATAAAAAAACTGGAAAATAAACTTACTGAAGCACATATGAAAGCGCGT GAACTGATCGTAGAAAACcgtttattgaaaacatttgaGAAGCGGCACGAAAATGCATTATCTATGTATGAAGGTAAACAAGCCAAGCTACCACAAGTAATTAAATCATATGAAGATGAAATACGCACATTAAAAAGCCAAATGCGTcatattaaaattgcatttaaagaAATGGAAAATAGATATAAGACACAGAACATCGAATTAATATCCTTAGAAAAACAGTACAAACACATTTTAGGTTTATCTCAGAATAAACAgcttattaaaaaagaaaaactatctgaTCAATTAGAAGAAGCAcaaagtacaataaaaaaacaagatGATAAAATTTTG aatattacgAAAAACTTAGAACTTCAAAATAAATCTCATAGGTATCATATAAACGTAGaacatattaaaatcaaagaaTTACAAAATGAAATCAAACGTTTAGAAgatgaaaacaaaaatctaAGATCATATTTggataaacttaaaaataaaaatcatagttCAAGACAAAGTTTTACAAAGGGAATAACTGAAGACTCAATAAGCATAAA AATCAGTCTATGA